One part of the Bacteroidia bacterium genome encodes these proteins:
- a CDS encoding SDR family oxidoreductase encodes MEQKIALVTGAARGLGLEFCRQLGKKGYKIVLTSRKVEPGQAAVKELQDAGIEAWHHILDVRSEEHMSKLSRNLQDNFGKLDILVNNAGINAKSVGSPADFLTSTKLESLDQKVLMELFQVNSLAPVFMTKYMLPLLRASEQARILNISSWLGSISIKNNGGNYGYASSKAALNMLNRALAFDLLEHEILSIVINPGWVQTSMGGPRAPLTAEESVKGMLEVVENLKKEDAGKFFQWDGSEHAW; translated from the coding sequence ATGGAACAAAAAATAGCGCTCGTCACAGGCGCTGCTAGAGGACTCGGGCTCGAATTTTGTCGGCAACTCGGAAAGAAGGGCTATAAGATCGTATTAACTTCCCGTAAAGTAGAGCCCGGACAGGCAGCAGTCAAAGAATTACAGGATGCAGGAATTGAAGCCTGGCATCATATCCTTGATGTTCGTTCCGAAGAGCACATGTCCAAACTTTCTCGCAATCTCCAGGACAATTTCGGCAAACTGGATATCCTTGTAAATAATGCCGGAATCAATGCAAAAAGTGTAGGCAGTCCGGCAGATTTCCTCACCAGCACCAAATTGGAATCTCTGGATCAAAAAGTATTGATGGAGCTTTTTCAGGTAAATTCTCTGGCACCTGTTTTCATGACCAAATACATGCTGCCATTACTGAGAGCTTCCGAGCAAGCCCGCATACTCAATATTTCCTCCTGGCTGGGTTCCATTTCAATAAAAAACAATGGCGGAAATTATGGCTATGCCAGTAGTAAAGCTGCCTTGAATATGCTCAATCGTGCTCTGGCTTTTGACTTGCTAGAACATGAGATCCTTTCTATCGTGATCAATCCCGGATGGGTACAGACCAGCATGGGAGGCCCTCGCGCACCTCTTACTGCTGAGGAATCTGTGAAAGGAATGCTCGAGGTAGTAGAGAATTTGAAGAAAGAAGATGCCGGCAAATTCTTCCAATGGGATGGAAGTGAGCATGCCTGGTAA
- a CDS encoding NAD(P)/FAD-dependent oxidoreductase: protein MKAKIPSTNLPRILIVGGGFGGIKLAQTLKKQPFQVVLVDRNNYHTFQPLLYQVATGGLEPDSIAFPLRKMFSKQENLIFRMCEVERIEHEVKVAYTNIGEIAYDYLVLSTGSETNFFGMTELEAHAVGMKTIPESLDLRSMILQNFEQYLQEHDEDDREDLIKFVVVGGGPTGVETAGALAELKKHVLPADYPELDLRQMEIHLIQAGDQLLAGMSEKSSEDALESLEKMGVHVWLNHRVTGYDGEELSTKEGRKFEASTVIWAAGIKGDVPEGIDESFMARGTRLKVDRYNRVEGLDDIFAIGDVASMITEKYPYGHPQVAQAAIQQGENLGKNLRRIKKGAPLKEFSYYDKGSMATIGRNKAVVDLKKMHVKGRLAWIMWMFVHLLFLIGFRNKAVVFINWVWSYFTYDKGTRVIIRPYRKRKRKEVVLSN, encoded by the coding sequence ATGAAAGCGAAAATTCCCAGTACAAATCTCCCTCGTATACTTATCGTTGGAGGAGGTTTCGGTGGAATAAAACTCGCCCAAACCCTTAAAAAACAACCTTTCCAGGTTGTCCTAGTTGATCGGAACAATTACCATACGTTCCAACCATTGTTGTACCAGGTAGCTACAGGTGGTCTTGAGCCTGATTCTATCGCTTTTCCTCTCCGGAAGATGTTTAGCAAGCAGGAAAACCTGATTTTCCGTATGTGTGAGGTGGAGAGGATTGAGCATGAAGTAAAAGTAGCCTATACCAATATCGGAGAAATTGCCTATGACTATCTCGTTTTATCGACGGGTAGTGAAACCAATTTCTTTGGAATGACTGAACTGGAGGCCCATGCTGTCGGGATGAAAACCATTCCTGAGTCTTTGGATCTTCGCTCTATGATCTTGCAGAATTTCGAGCAGTACCTGCAGGAGCATGATGAAGACGATCGGGAAGACCTGATCAAATTTGTGGTTGTGGGTGGAGGACCTACGGGAGTGGAAACAGCGGGAGCCCTGGCAGAATTGAAAAAACATGTCCTTCCTGCGGATTATCCTGAACTAGATCTCCGGCAGATGGAAATTCACCTTATACAAGCAGGAGATCAACTCCTGGCAGGGATGTCTGAAAAATCTTCTGAAGATGCCCTGGAGTCTCTGGAAAAAATGGGAGTTCACGTTTGGCTTAATCACAGAGTTACGGGTTATGATGGAGAAGAACTGAGCACCAAAGAAGGCCGCAAATTTGAAGCCTCTACGGTGATCTGGGCAGCTGGAATCAAAGGAGATGTACCTGAGGGTATAGATGAGTCCTTTATGGCTCGAGGAACGAGATTGAAAGTTGATCGCTATAATCGAGTTGAAGGGCTGGATGATATCTTTGCAATTGGAGATGTCGCGAGTATGATAACCGAAAAGTATCCTTATGGACACCCGCAAGTTGCACAGGCCGCCATTCAGCAAGGGGAAAACCTCGGGAAAAACCTCCGCAGAATCAAAAAAGGAGCTCCTCTCAAGGAATTCAGTTATTATGATAAAGGCTCTATGGCAACCATTGGGCGCAATAAAGCAGTAGTGGACCTCAAGAAAATGCATGTGAAAGGAAGACTTGCCTGGATCATGTGGATGTTTGTCCACTTGTTGTTCCTGATTGGATTTAGAAATAAAGCAGTTGTCTTTATTAACTGGGTCTGGAGTTACTTTACTTATGACAAAGGAACCCGGGTGATCATTCGCCCCTACAGAAAGCGAAAAAGAAAAGAAGTTGTGCTAAGCAACTAA
- a CDS encoding ferredoxin--NADP reductase → MSKYFHKLPIKEIIAETEDAYTLVFPKPEAEDFSYLPGQYLTLRVMIDGTEERRAYSLSSCPFTDEDLAISIKRVEQGKVSNYLADRLEEGAEVELMRPMGKFLIEPDITQSRHCIMIGAGSGITPLFSMIKGVLDQEPESKVSLWYGNRREDSVMFARQLSLLQERYRERLQIVHVLSRATEEWKGLRGRLDKDRVYKLLSNLFMEDDFRKEYYLCGPRGMMDAAIEAFDKHSVHPGFIHQEHFSAELPSDEELDALAAAENESLTVSDGEEEYEIVEQEVSVKLNGNTHKLIVKPSESVLSALLDQDIDAPYTCLAGICTTCLAKINKGLVAMDTTDGLTDQEMEEGYILTCQAHPLDDEVEIEFPE, encoded by the coding sequence ATGTCCAAATATTTTCACAAACTCCCCATCAAGGAAATCATCGCAGAAACCGAGGATGCCTATACCCTGGTCTTCCCCAAACCGGAAGCAGAGGATTTTTCCTACTTACCCGGACAGTACCTCACCTTGCGGGTAATGATTGATGGTACAGAAGAAAGGAGAGCTTATTCGCTTTCCAGTTGTCCCTTTACGGATGAAGATTTGGCCATAAGTATAAAGCGGGTGGAGCAGGGGAAAGTCTCTAATTATTTGGCCGATCGCCTAGAGGAAGGAGCTGAGGTGGAGCTTATGCGTCCTATGGGCAAGTTTCTCATAGAGCCGGACATCACCCAATCACGACATTGCATCATGATCGGAGCAGGAAGTGGGATCACCCCTTTATTCTCGATGATCAAAGGAGTTCTGGATCAGGAGCCGGAAAGCAAGGTGAGTCTTTGGTATGGAAACCGAAGAGAAGATTCCGTCATGTTCGCCCGACAATTAAGTCTTTTGCAGGAAAGATATCGGGAACGTTTACAAATTGTTCATGTGCTCTCCAGAGCTACAGAAGAATGGAAAGGACTTAGAGGAAGATTGGATAAAGATCGCGTTTACAAATTGCTCTCCAATCTTTTTATGGAGGATGATTTTCGAAAGGAATACTATCTATGCGGCCCAAGGGGGATGATGGATGCCGCCATAGAAGCTTTTGATAAACATTCTGTCCATCCTGGATTTATTCACCAGGAGCATTTCAGTGCTGAATTGCCCAGTGATGAAGAACTGGACGCGCTGGCAGCAGCAGAAAATGAAAGCCTTACTGTCAGTGATGGGGAAGAAGAATATGAAATTGTTGAGCAGGAGGTGAGCGTAAAGCTAAATGGAAATACGCATAAGCTTATAGTAAAACCCTCCGAAAGTGTCCTCTCTGCCTTATTGGATCAGGATATTGATGCACCTTATACCTGTTTGGCAGGTATTTGCACCACTTGTCTGGCAAAAATCAATAAAGGATTGGTGGCAATGGATACCACCGATGGACTTACTGATCAGGAAATGGAAGAAGGGTATATCCTCACCTGCCAGGCACATCCCCTGGATGATGAAGTAGAAATTGAATTTCCTGAATAA
- a CDS encoding tetratricopeptide repeat protein yields the protein MQRHSSHPDAQNLNSGPKSAGLKNFAQKFSSTLHAFKEASYQAPSSHTAYYKLAKVSVSQGDYEAAIIHFGEAIKLKPNGTDLYLERSMAHEKLENFDEAFEDLTNCLKIDKKNARVYVQRARLHLLLGNELHAKTDLEQTVQYVDSSDNELLAEAQELLNKMLGEEDPAIQNRIDHLMEGALASFNKQVYPAAIALYAEVLDLNPRHSLALANRAQAYIRMYDYRNALIDIEQSIELDEKSASLRMSKGYILLRMGERKKALVELEKAIEMDAELAEAYAYRAECKANNDRDAAFKDLNYSLKMLPDFWEAYQFRGLLHLDDESWMEAARDFCSTLDLNSRAYQAHEGIEQIDDHYRWAISRNPGDPQAYIRRAHFLNMIGRPEEALGHWDRALNLDPKNPLLLHGRAMIRRELEQLPYALVDINKVIEMVDDESDYYRDRAIILAELFRPKEALVDLDTAIRLDPDKAELYLVKGRLLRMKANYEESVSILKMARSLGREDEELHKEMALCFLALKEVDKAAEHYKLAIEDEIYPELAYDYATVLMWLGKVDEAVPYLDYTLEQEPDHWEALLERAEALSQLQSFDEAFADLEKAGVLKPHHAEIWLKRAEVYAKMENWQLVEKACERALEQDYRLTAAKELLAQAKTNFKQN from the coding sequence ATGCAGCGACACTCCTCACATCCTGATGCTCAAAACCTGAATTCTGGCCCTAAATCAGCCGGGCTGAAGAACTTTGCCCAAAAGTTTAGTTCGACTTTGCATGCCTTCAAAGAGGCAAGCTATCAAGCTCCCAGCAGTCATACCGCATATTATAAGCTTGCGAAAGTAAGTGTTTCTCAAGGCGACTACGAAGCTGCCATCATCCATTTCGGGGAAGCGATCAAGCTAAAGCCCAATGGCACTGATTTATATTTGGAGCGTTCCATGGCTCATGAAAAGCTTGAAAATTTTGATGAGGCATTTGAGGATTTGACCAATTGCCTGAAAATAGATAAGAAAAATGCCCGGGTATATGTACAAAGGGCACGTTTACATCTTTTATTGGGAAATGAGCTCCACGCCAAAACTGATTTAGAGCAAACGGTTCAATATGTTGATTCCTCCGATAATGAATTATTGGCGGAGGCCCAGGAACTTTTAAATAAAATGCTGGGAGAGGAAGATCCGGCCATCCAAAATAGAATCGATCATCTCATGGAAGGAGCTCTGGCTTCTTTCAATAAGCAAGTGTATCCGGCAGCTATTGCCCTGTATGCTGAGGTGCTTGATTTAAATCCTCGGCATAGTCTGGCCTTGGCGAATCGGGCGCAGGCCTATATCCGCATGTACGACTATAGGAATGCCTTGATTGATATTGAACAATCTATCGAACTGGATGAAAAGTCTGCGAGTCTGCGGATGAGCAAAGGCTATATTCTGCTTCGAATGGGGGAACGAAAGAAAGCTTTAGTCGAACTAGAGAAGGCGATAGAAATGGATGCGGAATTGGCAGAAGCATATGCCTATCGTGCGGAGTGTAAAGCAAATAATGATCGGGATGCTGCCTTCAAAGATTTAAATTATTCTTTGAAAATGCTTCCGGATTTTTGGGAGGCCTACCAATTCAGGGGCTTACTTCATCTGGATGACGAAAGCTGGATGGAGGCTGCGCGAGATTTCTGCAGTACCCTGGATCTCAATTCCAGAGCCTATCAGGCACATGAAGGGATTGAACAAATAGATGATCATTACCGATGGGCGATCAGCAGGAATCCGGGAGATCCTCAGGCTTATATACGCCGGGCGCATTTCCTCAATATGATTGGAAGGCCGGAAGAGGCTTTAGGGCATTGGGATCGGGCGTTAAATCTTGACCCCAAGAATCCCCTGCTCTTGCATGGCAGAGCTATGATCCGGAGAGAACTGGAACAGTTGCCTTATGCATTGGTAGATATAAATAAAGTCATCGAAATGGTAGATGACGAGTCTGATTATTATCGAGACAGAGCTATTATTCTGGCCGAGTTGTTTAGGCCAAAGGAAGCCCTGGTTGATTTGGATACAGCGATTCGCCTGGATCCCGACAAGGCCGAACTTTATCTGGTGAAGGGACGTTTGCTTCGGATGAAGGCCAATTATGAAGAATCCGTTTCTATTCTGAAAATGGCCAGGAGTTTGGGGCGTGAGGACGAAGAATTGCATAAAGAAATGGCGCTTTGTTTCCTCGCACTGAAAGAGGTCGATAAAGCTGCAGAACATTATAAGCTCGCCATTGAAGATGAGATCTATCCGGAATTGGCTTATGATTATGCTACAGTTTTGATGTGGCTGGGGAAAGTAGATGAAGCTGTACCCTATCTGGACTATACCCTGGAACAGGAACCCGATCACTGGGAAGCATTGCTGGAACGAGCTGAGGCCCTGTCCCAATTGCAAAGTTTTGATGAGGCTTTTGCTGATCTTGAAAAAGCAGGGGTACTGAAACCCCATCATGCAGAGATCTGGCTAAAGCGTGCAGAGGTGTATGCGAAAATGGAAAATTGGCAACTGGTGGAGAAAGCCTGCGAAAGAGCGCTTGAGCAAGACTACAGACTTACCGCAGCCAAAGAACTACTGGCTCAGGCGAAAACCAATTTCAAGCAAAATTAA
- a CDS encoding MIP/aquaporin family protein, which produces MSEFIAEFIGTMILLLLGNGVVANVLLKDTAGNDSGWIVITAGWGMAVFVGVFITMDISGAHLNPAVTLGLAAAGKFAWAKAPSYILAQCLGAATGTTLAWLTYRKHYAITEDQGAKLGTFATAPAIPSTIDNFIAEMVGTFVLVFAVLFATSPELSIGAIDGVAVEGSKIGLGAIGALPVGLLVFAIGLSLGGPTGYAINPARDLMPRIMHTLLPIPGKGSSDWGYSWIPVAGPIAGGLVAAGLFMAIQ; this is translated from the coding sequence ATGTCTGAATTTATCGCAGAATTTATTGGAACTATGATCCTCCTCCTTTTGGGAAATGGAGTAGTTGCGAATGTCTTACTGAAAGACACCGCAGGCAATGACTCCGGCTGGATCGTTATTACTGCTGGCTGGGGAATGGCCGTATTTGTGGGGGTATTTATCACCATGGATATCAGCGGGGCACATCTCAATCCGGCTGTAACGCTGGGTTTGGCAGCCGCTGGCAAATTTGCCTGGGCCAAAGCCCCCTCTTATATTTTGGCTCAATGTCTGGGTGCCGCGACTGGAACTACCCTGGCCTGGCTCACCTACCGAAAACACTATGCCATTACCGAAGATCAGGGAGCAAAACTGGGGACCTTCGCAACAGCTCCGGCTATCCCAAGTACCATAGATAACTTTATCGCGGAGATGGTAGGAACCTTTGTTCTGGTATTTGCTGTCTTGTTTGCCACCTCACCTGAACTATCCATTGGTGCAATTGATGGAGTAGCTGTAGAAGGATCCAAGATTGGATTGGGAGCTATTGGTGCTCTGCCCGTTGGATTACTGGTATTTGCTATCGGTTTATCTCTGGGAGGACCTACCGGTTATGCAATCAACCCTGCCCGAGACCTTATGCCAAGAATTATGCACACGCTCCTGCCTATACCCGGAAAGGGAAGTAGTGATTGGGGATACTCCTGGATACCCGTAGCAGGGCCTATAGCAGGAGGATTAGTTGCAGCGGGATTATTCATGGCTATACAATAA
- the hemW gene encoding radical SAM family heme chaperone HemW: MGGIYLHIPFCRKACIYCDFHFSTNLSRKEVLLDALQQEIDLRKNELKALGQLNTLYFGGGTPSVLHKKEIRDLIDQIRDLLPFSPDIEISLEANPDDLKTDYLRELSSIGVNRLSIGIQSFSEEVLRWMNRSHNSHQSRQAIEDARAAGFTNFSCDLIFGNPGIDQELWEKDLQQLIELKAPHISVYALTVEERTALAYQVEKGKAFIPAEEIYQEQFLLAHQRLTAAGYEHYELSNYALPGYRSKHNSAYWKGIPYVGLGPSAHSYDGKHRSWNLANNARYIQKLAAGESPVEESELLSPKDQYHEYLMTHLRKMEGIDIDWIEKNWVGDWRERFSESLTQLKAKNEIHLEGSRLHIKPASWLLSDQIIRDFFIDELL, translated from the coding sequence ATGGGAGGCATCTATCTCCATATACCTTTTTGTCGAAAAGCCTGTATTTACTGCGACTTTCATTTTTCTACCAATCTTAGTCGAAAGGAAGTCTTGCTAGATGCACTTCAACAGGAGATAGACCTACGAAAAAATGAACTCAAAGCGCTGGGGCAATTGAACACCCTCTATTTTGGAGGAGGTACGCCCAGCGTTCTACATAAAAAGGAGATTCGGGATTTGATTGACCAAATCCGGGATCTCCTTCCCTTTTCCCCCGATATAGAAATCAGCCTTGAAGCTAATCCAGACGACCTCAAAACTGATTACCTAAGGGAGTTATCGAGCATCGGAGTAAATCGCCTGAGTATCGGCATACAATCTTTTTCAGAAGAAGTGCTGAGATGGATGAATCGTAGCCACAATAGTCATCAATCCAGACAGGCCATAGAGGATGCCCGGGCTGCCGGATTTACTAACTTCTCCTGTGATCTCATTTTTGGAAATCCAGGCATTGATCAGGAACTCTGGGAAAAAGATCTACAACAGCTAATCGAACTCAAGGCTCCTCATATTTCTGTCTATGCTTTGACGGTAGAGGAAAGGACTGCCCTGGCCTATCAGGTCGAAAAAGGAAAAGCCTTTATTCCGGCAGAAGAAATTTACCAGGAACAATTTCTCCTGGCTCATCAAAGGCTTACAGCTGCCGGATATGAGCATTATGAATTATCCAACTACGCCTTGCCGGGATATCGCTCTAAACATAATAGTGCTTATTGGAAGGGAATACCCTATGTAGGTCTGGGTCCCTCCGCTCATAGCTATGATGGGAAACATCGCTCCTGGAACCTTGCCAATAATGCGCGCTATATTCAAAAGCTGGCAGCAGGAGAAAGTCCTGTGGAGGAATCGGAACTCCTTTCGCCCAAAGACCAATACCACGAATACCTTATGACCCACCTGAGAAAAATGGAGGGCATAGATATAGATTGGATCGAAAAGAATTGGGTAGGCGATTGGAGAGAAAGATTTTCAGAAAGTCTGACTCAGCTGAAAGCAAAAAATGAAATTCATTTGGAGGGCTCCAGACTCCACATAAAGCCTGCGTCCTGGCTGCTTTCTGATCAAATTATCAGGGATTTTTTTATAGATGAACTTTTATAG
- a CDS encoding Wzz/FepE/Etk N-terminal domain-containing protein, protein MAQATQENAFNLLYIFEVIKRRLTFIAVVVGVSALLAIILTLPFIYKPEFKSSTVIYPTAAERYDAINLFHDEPILYLYGESKDVEKLETLANSERIKMFVIDSLNLWEAYGVDPKNDAAPKHEVLKTYDGMINTVRISGNGLEIQAYDTDPQRAADIVNLIVDQVDVVNKEMINKNKSSIYSMYKGVYEELVEQMELYTDSAREVRKRYNVLNTETQTESLTEQILLAQNELAVAKARGGSNRVPMSKLKSLVEDNPEYPINLESFREGLDQVLSLEEIIEYISRDVKDVREKVEVLEMMQNQSFTTILITEEAQAADKKARPIRWIILLVTLVLSALVSILGAVLMDQITGSFAKK, encoded by the coding sequence ATGGCTCAGGCAACACAGGAGAATGCTTTTAACTTGTTATATATCTTTGAGGTAATCAAAAGACGCCTCACCTTTATAGCAGTAGTAGTTGGCGTATCAGCCCTCCTGGCGATCATTCTTACCCTTCCTTTTATTTACAAACCCGAGTTCAAGTCCAGTACGGTGATTTATCCTACTGCGGCCGAAAGGTATGATGCCATCAATCTTTTCCACGATGAACCTATCCTCTATCTCTATGGAGAATCAAAGGATGTAGAGAAACTGGAAACCCTGGCCAATTCAGAGCGGATCAAAATGTTTGTCATTGATTCTCTGAATCTGTGGGAAGCCTATGGAGTCGATCCCAAAAATGATGCTGCGCCTAAACATGAGGTATTGAAAACCTATGATGGCATGATCAATACGGTTCGAATTTCTGGAAATGGATTAGAGATACAGGCCTATGATACCGATCCGCAGAGAGCTGCCGACATTGTCAATCTGATCGTTGATCAGGTGGACGTTGTCAATAAGGAGATGATAAATAAGAACAAGAGTTCGATCTACTCTATGTATAAAGGAGTCTATGAGGAATTGGTGGAGCAAATGGAATTGTACACAGACAGTGCCCGCGAAGTACGTAAGCGCTATAATGTCCTGAATACAGAAACACAGACCGAAAGTTTGACTGAGCAAATTTTGCTTGCACAAAATGAACTGGCCGTTGCCAAAGCCAGGGGAGGATCAAACCGGGTCCCCATGAGCAAGCTCAAAAGCCTCGTAGAAGACAATCCCGAATACCCCATCAACCTTGAATCCTTTCGGGAAGGACTGGATCAGGTGCTTTCGCTGGAGGAAATTATCGAATACATTTCTCGAGATGTAAAAGATGTCAGGGAGAAGGTAGAGGTTTTGGAAATGATGCAGAACCAGAGTTTCACCACCATCCTTATCACAGAAGAAGCTCAGGCCGCAGATAAAAAAGCGCGGCCTATTCGTTGGATCATTCTTTTGGTTACCCTTGTACTATCAGCCCTGGTGAGTATACTCGGAGCGGTTCTGATGGATCAGATTACGGGTTCTTTTGCAAAAAAGTAG
- a CDS encoding VanZ family protein: MKLSKTLKRLSWLFFLFLAAIIFTKDVGFAKSFFRMIDSIPLGDKMGHFFLMGTMVFLVNLSLKCKKIQIGRFWIQKGLVIVAPFVFLEEFSQMFISSRQFSSGDMLADLLGLLFFSYLSQKVFENPILRSTVS, from the coding sequence ATGAAATTATCGAAAACTTTGAAAAGGCTTAGTTGGTTATTTTTCCTATTCCTGGCAGCAATTATTTTCACCAAAGATGTAGGTTTCGCGAAGAGTTTCTTTCGCATGATTGACTCCATACCCCTCGGAGACAAAATGGGACACTTCTTTCTCATGGGTACCATGGTCTTCCTGGTCAATCTCAGTCTAAAGTGTAAAAAAATTCAGATTGGGAGATTCTGGATTCAAAAAGGATTGGTCATTGTGGCCCCTTTTGTATTTCTGGAAGAATTCAGTCAGATGTTCATAAGTTCCCGACAATTTTCTTCCGGGGATATGCTGGCGGACTTACTGGGTTTGCTCTTTTTTAGCTATCTCTCCCAGAAAGTTTTTGAAAACCCTATATTACGATCCACAGTATCATAG
- a CDS encoding muconolactone Delta-isomerase family protein, with the protein MNQYMVEIFLPHTLTQEFMSLIPAQRAVVNRLVHDGTIRSYTLTLNRSRLWVVLTAKDQEEVNKILDEFPIMPYSESELHELMFHDMASHELPRLSLN; encoded by the coding sequence ATGAATCAGTACATGGTTGAGATTTTTTTACCCCACACCCTCACCCAAGAATTCATGTCACTCATTCCTGCGCAAAGAGCCGTTGTGAACCGACTGGTACATGATGGAACTATACGCAGTTATACACTGACGTTAAATCGCTCCAGGCTTTGGGTTGTGTTGACGGCAAAGGATCAGGAAGAAGTCAATAAGATTTTGGACGAATTTCCAATCATGCCCTATTCAGAATCTGAATTGCATGAGTTGATGTTCCATGATATGGCTTCCCATGAGTTGCCCAGGTTGTCTCTGAATTAA
- a CDS encoding T9SS type A sorting domain-containing protein: protein MKKLLLCVPLIVLFQFSKAQIAFNLGSSFQDRATAIDRDEAGNIYLTGSFQDSFDLDPGSASSNLLAQGDAVSPDSQDVFLARYNPDGSLAWGFAISSPGRDKSFAVEAIGGFVFVCGFIQGEADFDPAVTTAILNSGSGQDAFIAAYDTLGNFRWAQVLGDDEGAPFLPEDDRYELAYDLSADGSGNVYVAGVFEGIIDFEPNNSSPFDSFFSVNDGNGLPSQDIFVVSYDPVGNYRWGFGVGGMESEEAQAIRFRQGQLFVGGKFRGTTDLNPSGQQRNFSSNGDYDAFLARYQASDGTFDWGHSWGSGGIDEVAQGAIDFNLGGQLFVGGNFEGNVDFDPGAALQEISSQGMSDMYISRFELDGTYGWTRRDGGTGIDRLTDVGVDNPGFVYTSGSTEGLLYVRRRDRDGNPSWEQQLGVIQANDPLSQSVENMFISELGDIYFCGGFYQSMDVDPGVNELNLISEGGRDAFVLRFSPEGSLGIFGTSRNPDFSSLAESWKLYPNPSQSHINLELSWRKSSDFRLEILNLHGQRVWEKEYLTQSGNQHYFLQIEELPAGWYLLRGESEGATFVEKVRKR from the coding sequence ATGAAAAAACTTCTCCTTTGCGTTCCCCTTATTGTACTATTTCAATTTAGTAAGGCACAAATTGCCTTCAATTTGGGTTCCTCCTTTCAGGACCGAGCTACCGCCATTGACCGAGATGAAGCGGGAAATATCTATCTGACAGGTAGTTTTCAGGATAGTTTTGATCTTGACCCGGGTTCTGCTAGTAGCAATTTGCTAGCACAAGGGGATGCGGTTTCCCCTGATTCACAAGATGTATTTCTGGCACGATACAATCCGGATGGAAGTCTTGCCTGGGGATTTGCTATATCTTCACCCGGACGAGATAAATCATTTGCTGTGGAAGCGATTGGGGGATTCGTTTTTGTCTGTGGTTTTATTCAGGGAGAGGCGGATTTTGATCCTGCAGTTACTACAGCCATCTTGAATTCGGGCAGTGGGCAGGATGCCTTCATAGCCGCATATGACACCCTGGGGAATTTTCGATGGGCACAAGTGCTGGGAGATGATGAAGGAGCACCCTTTTTACCAGAAGATGATCGCTATGAACTTGCCTATGATCTGAGTGCAGATGGAAGCGGCAATGTATATGTAGCGGGGGTATTTGAAGGAATTATTGACTTTGAACCCAATAATAGTTCTCCTTTTGATTCTTTTTTCAGTGTAAATGATGGAAACGGCCTTCCCAGTCAAGACATTTTCGTGGTGAGTTATGATCCAGTTGGGAATTACCGATGGGGTTTTGGAGTAGGGGGAATGGAAAGTGAAGAGGCACAAGCTATCCGTTTTCGGCAGGGACAATTATTTGTCGGAGGAAAGTTTAGAGGCACTACCGATCTCAATCCCTCTGGTCAACAGCGTAATTTTAGTAGCAATGGAGATTATGATGCTTTTCTTGCACGCTACCAGGCTTCAGATGGGACTTTTGATTGGGGCCATAGCTGGGGAAGCGGTGGGATAGATGAAGTTGCACAGGGAGCTATAGATTTCAATTTGGGAGGACAGTTATTCGTAGGAGGAAATTTTGAGGGTAATGTAGATTTCGATCCAGGTGCTGCTTTGCAGGAAATCAGTTCTCAGGGAATGAGCGATATGTATATAAGTCGATTTGAACTGGATGGGACTTATGGATGGACGCGAAGAGATGGAGGTACAGGCATTGATCGATTGACGGATGTGGGAGTTGATAATCCCGGCTTTGTGTATACGAGCGGATCAACAGAGGGCCTTCTGTATGTGCGAAGAAGGGATCGAGATGGGAATCCATCCTGGGAACAACAGCTGGGAGTCATTCAAGCCAATGATCCTCTGAGTCAAAGCGTAGAAAATATGTTCATCAGTGAATTGGGAGATATATACTTTTGCGGCGGCTTTTACCAAAGCATGGATGTTGATCCCGGAGTAAATGAGCTCAATTTGATCAGTGAAGGAGGAAGAGATGCCTTTGTATTGCGATTTTCACCTGAAGGTTCTCTGGGAATATTTGGCACTTCTCGAAATCCTGATTTTTCCAGCCTTGCTGAAAGCTGGAAGCTTTACCCAAATCCCAGTCAATCCCATATCAATCTTGAGCTGAGCTGGAGAAAAAGTTCTGACTTTCGCCTGGAAATCCTCAATCTCCATGGGCAAAGGGTATGGGAAAAGGAATACCTTACTCAATCTGGAAATCAACATTATTTCCTGCAAATAGAGGAACTACCTGCTGGCTGGTATTTGCTCAGAGGAGAAAGTGAGGGAGCGACTTTTGTGGAGAAAGTGAGGAAGCGGTAG